CTGTTTGAATAGTCGCCGGGTTCACAGATCTCGGCGTTGCCCGTACATACTTCGTCGGCCACGGTGCTGAGGGTAAAAAGCCGCATATAGCTCGTGCCCATCTGAATGTAGGGCCTGATTCGATCGGTTAAAAAGAAGTAACGGATACCAATCCCTGCCTCAACTCCAAAGACAGTGCCGATGCTCGTTGAGGCGGCTGAGTCATACTGCTCTTGTATGGTCCCTGCCTCATCGCCACTCGGAAACGTCATAAAGGCAACATTTACGCGGCCTGTGAACCACCACTGGTCGTGATTAAGCTTCCAGTTGGTCTCGCCCCCGAACCGCAAACCCGTGCCCAGGCGCATCGGACGGTTATCCAGAGGCAGAACATTTCCCGCATCGTCAATCGCTGAAGGTAGGGTTAGAAGCCAGCCTGCGGTATCAAACCCGAAGGAAGCATTTTTGTACTGCGCGAGTGCTTGTGAGGGCACCGCGAAGAGCGCCAGGCATAGTATCCACCAAAGACTGTTTTTCGCGTTCATTGTTGGGATATTCTGTTACTCTGGCCTCAGTGTCAATTGCGTGGGAACCTGAATAGGGGTCTTCATGCATGCCGGAATTGACATGGAGGCCGGGACCAACCTAAACATTGGTTTGGCAGCACGTGTAAGGGACACGGCTTGCGGAAACGAGTAACGATGAACCAGATGACTCAGGGAATTAGGCTGCCATTTAAAGTGACCACTTTGTTCATGGTGCTTTGGTTGGGGAGTAGCTGTGCCTATTGTGTCGACAATACGCTGCATCCAAAGGCTCAGGAGCATAATACCTTTTGCGCCCAGTATCTTGCCCAGGGCAAACTGGTAGAAGCTGAGGCGCGCTGTCAGCTGGCAATTGAATTTGCTCCTAAGTATGCAGAGCCCTATCACAATTTGGGTATGATCGAGCACCAGCGCGGCCGCGTTGAGTTGGCCGTCGACCGGTACAAGCAGGCATTATCTTTGAAAGACGACTTTGCTGAGGTCTATAATAACCTCGGGAGTATTTTCCTTGAACGCCAAGAATATGCGGCTGCGTGCGACCAATTTCTTCAGGCCGTTGAAATTGACCCCAGCTACGTTGATGCACGTGCCAATTTGGCGCTTTGTTACTATCGACAAAAGAAACCGGCGGAGGCACGAAATCAGTATTTGCGCTGTGTTGAGCAAGATCCTGAGCTTTGCGATTGCCGCCAGGGATTGGCCGTCCTCGAGTTTGAATCTGAGCAATACGAGGCGGCTAAGGCTAACTTTCAAGCATTGACCAACATCTGTCCGCTTTACGCCCAGGGTTACTATAACTTGGGTACAACCTATCTCGTCCTGGGACGGCCGCAAGATGGCTTTGATGCCTTCGCGACGTGCTTGCGGATTGATGAGCAGCACCTCGAGTGTCAGAAGAATATCTTGCTGGCTTATCAACGTCTTAATTTAAAAGATGCTGCGATCAGTAAAACGATGTCCGATATGAGCAATAATCCCGGAGATCCTGAGATTCATTTCAAGCTCGGGCGACTTTACGACCAGAAGAAAGATAAAGACCGCGCGTTGCAGTATTACCGCAGCGCAATCCAGCTCAATCCGCAATACGCAGAGGCTTACCTGCGTACGGCCAAGATTATGGATAGCTTGTTGCGCGCCAAAGATGTGGTGAATCTCTGTAGGCGTTTCGTCGCATTGACGTCGGCCACAGATTTCCCGGGCGAGCGGGACTGGTGTATTCAGCGTGTGCGTGATTTACAATTTCAGTAGGAGTGAGCTGCCAATGAATGGGGAAGTGTAACGCCGGTGATTCGACTAACAGCAGTCATAAGTTTAGAGGATGATAGGCGGCAAGCCCTGACCTACGAGTCATCCGCTCAGGCCCTTGTGATGGGAAGAGATGAAAGTTCTGATTTTCAGTTACCCGTCTCGACCATTTCTCGGCAACATGCTCGGATTTTCGAAACCGATGGGGTCTATTTGATTGAAGATCTAGGCTCCACCCACGGCACCGTTGTGAACGGCAATCCGCTCGAAAAAGGCGATAAGGTTATTTTGCGTGACGGTGATATTATTGAACTCACCCGTGCAAAGATTACCTGTGCTATTGAAATTGAAGACCTAGACCGACCGGACCCGATGGAGGCAACCCAGGCTATTGCAGCCCGTGCCGTCCAAGGGATTTTAGGTCGCCTTCAAAACGACGATGATAGCGGACCCTATTTTCGGATTCTCTCGGGCGTTGATGAGGGCAAACGGCTTCTTTTAGCATCACCAGTTACCGAGTGGTACATGGGCCGTGCTCAAGAGTGTGAGCTGATGCTCAACGACAAAAACGTTTCTCGTAAGCATGCTTTGGTTAAGAAGGATTGGAACGGCTATACCATCGAGGATCTCGGTTCGCGAAATGGTGTTATCGTCAAAGGTAACCCCATCAGTCGTCCACGTCGTCTTCAGGACCGCGATGAAATCATTATCGGGCCCATTAAGCTGCTCTATATTGACCCTAACGCTGAACTGATGGACGCGTTGAAGGACGTGCCTGGTTTCGACTTTGATGAGCCTGAGGACCAAGAGGATGATTCGTCGCATTTTGGGGCGCCGGGCGATGAAGGCACTGCCGACGACGACCAGCCTTTAGAAGATGGCGAACCTGTTGCAGCGGAGTTAGAGCCACCAACCCCTACTGATGGTTTGGATGATGCTGATTTTGGCCCCGAGGCCTTGCCTGAACCCGAATTGCCACCGATGCCTGAGCCCGATGACACGCCAGCTGATTTGGCAGACATTGGCGAAATTGATCCTGACCTCTTAGACGAAGAAGGAAAAGGGAAGTCGGAGTGGTTGATTCTCGCCGGAGGAGTCGTCCTGGCCATAGCTTCTCTGGTCGTTCTCTTTGCTATGTTTTCCTAGGTCTCCTTTGGCTATCTCCATGTACCTTTAGATGATGCTCGTTTAGACAATAAAAAAGGCGCGACTTACATTGAGCAAGTCGCGCCTTTTTAGCGTCTCAATTTGAAACTATCGTTTATGCGATAGGGTTCTTCTTGATTGCTGGTCGTACTGAAACGTATGAGTTCTTTGCGCCAGGCACAGAACCATTTACCAACAGAACATTCTCTTCGGCGCGGATAGCGACAATTTCAAGGTTCTGTGTTGTAACGTTACGATCGCCATGATGACCAGGCATCTTGCGTCCTTTGAAGACACGACCAGGCCACTTACGGCAACCAATAGAACCACCATGACGGAAGAACTCGTGAGTACCGTGAGTCATTGTATTACAACCAGCGAAGTTGTGGCGATGCATTACGCCTTGAAAGCCTTTACCCTTGCTGCGACCAGCAACGTCTACGAGGGCCCCTGCGCTGATGTCTAGATCTGCGAGTGTTACTTCTTGACCAATTTCAAACTTGGCTGCAGTTTCTTTTGATACGCGAAGTTCGCGAACGAAACGTCGTGCTTTATCTTCGCCGCCAGCTTTCGCTACGTGACCTTTTTCAGCCTTGTTCAGCTTGCGAGCAGGTTTAGGGTCAAAACCAAGCTGAAGAGCAACGTAACCGTCTGTGCGGCCTTTGTCGTTTGTCTCGTCAGTACGCTTTGTTAATACGATACATGGTCCCATTTCGAGAACAGTAACTCCAAGAGAGTCTCCGTTTTCGTTGAAGTATCGGGTCATGCCAACTTTACGGCCGAGTAGGCCTAGCTTGCGCTCTTTCATTGTGCACCTCCTGGTGACTTACCGGGACGCGGTGGCGAGCTGCCTATCCGTTGGTCCCGTCCGAATTACCTAAAACCGGTAAATTCGAAAGTTTAAGAATCGCGCAATTATTCGACGAATCCAATTATGTCAAGTGTTTGGAGCTCAATAACGAGGTTCGAATGGGCCGCGCGGTGTTAGGACTAGGCTGAAACCGAAATTGAAGTTAATCATCTCGTTTTCAAGTAGCCCCCGCGGGGGGTTAGGGAAGGGCTGAGCCCTACGAAAAGCGGAAATGGCTTCTTGGTCTAGGAATTTAATACCACTTGTTTGGGCGACACCCACTTGGGTTAGGTCACCCGATGCATTGAGCGTCACACTTAAAACAGTAACGCGTGTTGCACGGCCGTAAACCTGGCCGCTTGGATCCCGCCGGCGGTATTCTTTCAGTGGTTCCCACACGTTGGAGACACCTTTGTGGACTCGATTAAAAAACGACGCATATTTAAATCTTTTGGCGTTTAGGAAGGTTCCTTCGGCTTCCTCGACATCCTTCAACAAATCAGAGGCAGGCGCTGCGTCTAGGCTGGCAAGGACGCTCATAGACGGAATCAGGTCCGGTATCTTGGTTCCAGAGCTTTCGCTGGTCTTGTCGTCTTTGCCATTACCGCTTTGTTCGCCAGAGCCCGTCGAAAGCCGAAACGCACTGCCCTTACCATTGAGCCGTTCTCGCGACCGTCTGTTGGCTAAATTCCCCAGGTTCGGGTCCAGCTCGAGCGTAAGCGCATCCCGCATCGACATTGAAGGCAGCTCAAATTTACCCGCTTGTTGGTTTTTTTGGGCTTTTCCCGAGTTTGTGCCTTTTGGAGTACGTATCTCTACCGGCGTATCTGCTCGCACCATCCGTTTCTGGTCCTTTTTGGGCCTGTCTTTCCGAGAGACTTCGTTTCCCGCATTTTTATATTGAGTGGTGCGGTGCCGACTCTTGGTTTCTCGTTTTGTCTTCGCGTTAGTTTTGGCTAAATACTTAGCATTTTCCGGCTCTTCTGTGTCCGGTGTACTCGGAAGACTAACGATTTGACCCTTAGGGGTCGGCTCTTTTTTCTCCTTCGGAACAACTTTTAATTTCTTTTTGGGCCGCTTTGCATGCGTTTGAGCCTGTCGTTGAGACGGCACCAGTGTCACCTCAATGGGGCGACTGCGATCGACCGACACGCCCGAGCTATCTGGGATCAAATCGAAAAGAGGTACTGAGGCCAGATGAATAAGCACGGCGAGGCCTAAGAAGGGGGCAAACCTCTTAAAAGAGTAGTCTTTTGGTTGAAATGCCATGCCCTAAAAAGTCCTATAGTCCGTTAATA
This genomic window from Deltaproteobacteria bacterium contains:
- a CDS encoding tetratricopeptide repeat protein → MNQMTQGIRLPFKVTTLFMVLWLGSSCAYCVDNTLHPKAQEHNTFCAQYLAQGKLVEAEARCQLAIEFAPKYAEPYHNLGMIEHQRGRVELAVDRYKQALSLKDDFAEVYNNLGSIFLERQEYAAACDQFLQAVEIDPSYVDARANLALCYYRQKKPAEARNQYLRCVEQDPELCDCRQGLAVLEFESEQYEAAKANFQALTNICPLYAQGYYNLGTTYLVLGRPQDGFDAFATCLRIDEQHLECQKNILLAYQRLNLKDAAISKTMSDMSNNPGDPEIHFKLGRLYDQKKDKDRALQYYRSAIQLNPQYAEAYLRTAKIMDSLLRAKDVVNLCRRFVALTSATDFPGERDWCIQRVRDLQFQ
- a CDS encoding FHA domain-containing protein translates to MIRLTAVISLEDDRRQALTYESSAQALVMGRDESSDFQLPVSTISRQHARIFETDGVYLIEDLGSTHGTVVNGNPLEKGDKVILRDGDIIELTRAKITCAIEIEDLDRPDPMEATQAIAARAVQGILGRLQNDDDSGPYFRILSGVDEGKRLLLASPVTEWYMGRAQECELMLNDKNVSRKHALVKKDWNGYTIEDLGSRNGVIVKGNPISRPRRLQDRDEIIIGPIKLLYIDPNAELMDALKDVPGFDFDEPEDQEDDSSHFGAPGDEGTADDDQPLEDGEPVAAELEPPTPTDGLDDADFGPEALPEPELPPMPEPDDTPADLADIGEIDPDLLDEEGKGKSEWLILAGGVVLAIASLVVLFAMFS
- the rplC gene encoding 50S ribosomal protein L3 gives rise to the protein MKERKLGLLGRKVGMTRYFNENGDSLGVTVLEMGPCIVLTKRTDETNDKGRTDGYVALQLGFDPKPARKLNKAEKGHVAKAGGEDKARRFVRELRVSKETAAKFEIGQEVTLADLDISAGALVDVAGRSKGKGFQGVMHRHNFAGCNTMTHGTHEFFRHGGSIGCRKWPGRVFKGRKMPGHHGDRNVTTQNLEIVAIRAEENVLLVNGSVPGAKNSYVSVRPAIKKNPIA
- a CDS encoding energy transducer TonB yields the protein MAFQPKDYSFKRFAPFLGLAVLIHLASVPLFDLIPDSSGVSVDRSRPIEVTLVPSQRQAQTHAKRPKKKLKVVPKEKKEPTPKGQIVSLPSTPDTEEPENAKYLAKTNAKTKRETKSRHRTTQYKNAGNEVSRKDRPKKDQKRMVRADTPVEIRTPKGTNSGKAQKNQQAGKFELPSMSMRDALTLELDPNLGNLANRRSRERLNGKGSAFRLSTGSGEQSGNGKDDKTSESSGTKIPDLIPSMSVLASLDAAPASDLLKDVEEAEGTFLNAKRFKYASFFNRVHKGVSNVWEPLKEYRRRDPSGQVYGRATRVTVLSVTLNASGDLTQVGVAQTSGIKFLDQEAISAFRRAQPFPNPPRGLLENEMINFNFGFSLVLTPRGPFEPRY